In Heptranchias perlo isolate sHepPer1 chromosome 9, sHepPer1.hap1, whole genome shotgun sequence, the sequence tcaattattttttttaatatataaaaaatagTAAATTAGACAATTCAATCAAATTAAAATCCAGTATTTGAGACTTTTGGCCTTTTATATCTACATTAGTAATATTTAGATTTAAATTTGATTGTAATCCTTCATTAAGCCATAGTGATATTTTCTCTGGACACTGATTTTTAGCGGGTGCCTTTCCCGCTTGGGTTACTTTAATGGGAATTCATAGTTTCTCGGTACAGTTTGGACAAGAAAGGGATAATCAGCATTCCGGGAAGTTTTTTATTATAAGATATACAAGCTACTTACATTTATGAGCTAATAGGTTGTCCAGAGACTCGGCCCATTTCATTACTTCTTCACGGGAGGGACTGTGGGGAAAAAATAAGGATAAAGTAAATATTGATGTTTTTTGCTTAAGAACAGGCTACCTATATACACAGGGATAGTTTCTGCACCTCAAATAAACTTCTGACAGCACCAATATATAGGTAAACACAGCAACTTACTTTAAAGTTGTTTTTGCCACTCTTGATTTGACCTTCAGTCGTTGGGAAGAATCAGTGGTCGCTTTTGGATGATTCAAAAGGTAAGAACATCGGCTCGTCAGCCCTTTAATACTGCGAAAGAAAGACATAAGCATTAGTACTGTCGCAGGAAAAGCCACCTGCAGTAGCTTGGCATTGTGCTTGAATTGGGTTAGCaacattcattataaattatccaGTTTATTAATTCCCAGCTTAACTTTgagcaacatttattcctcaccgTCCCCTCAAAAAAAATGTGCAAGCATGCAAAACAAGATCATAGCGTTGATTCCAAAAGCCATGCAATGCAATATCTGCCTATTACCTGCATTTAACTTTCAAATCTAATGCTAAGCATTGCTAGAATAGCACTCATCTTTGGTTTGTCTTTTTAATTAAGCAATTTAGGTTATTTTTTCATTGTAACAATTTCGGTAAAGTTCTGGACTAGATTATTGTTTGTAGGATTCTACGTTTCTAGACTGGCAGCAATATCTGAGTTTTGAACTTACAATAGACTTTGCATAGCATGCATTAGAAAAACCTTAGAATCTTATGCATTTGCCCAAGATCCTGACAACCATGCAACAAACAGCTTCACTGCGGCCTACATAACGACTACTTTGAGCAGGGCTTAAAAGGTTACTTATTACTTACAAACTGTGTTTCTTTATGTTTACTGGCATCTCGTCTTGTTCCTTGTAGCTGTGGTATTCTCTTTTGCTTGAGGAATGTTTCTGTTGCACAAGCAGGAGCAGAACACTTTGCATGGTTTTCCTCACCGAAAGCTGCTGCTGCTCAATTTCTAGGATTATACTCCAGTCACCCTCTCTGCCAAGAGCTAAGAGCATCTGCCCTCTCTCCTcgtctgcctctatttatatactGTCGAGTTGCTAGTGGGCGTGGATTAGCTGTATCTGTTGTGAAGGACGATTTGCTATTTAATAACAAGTTGGAACTAGTTTCAAAATACTGGGCAGGGAACCCTTATTTAGTACAGAGTTGACGTATATATCTTAGCAATACTCTGTTCAGGCTGCCTCAGGCGAAACAAGATTAGGTTTGCGTAACAACAGCTACTAAGGGCTCAAACCGTATTCTTTGCTCATTGAGAGAAAGTAAGTAATGTGTCAGTTAACAACCATAGGAAATTAGATTAATGGTAATGTGATTAAAAATAATGCAAATTCTTTTAAAGACGTGACCCATCCTGTGCCAAGTTCTGGACACGAACAAAGTAGGCTATTCACCTTTAGGTATGTTCACCCTCAGTCTATGAATCATATGATACTTCACGTACCTTAAGTAAGAAAAGTAATGCAACCGGAAAAGGCAAGAGGTGCCTGTgcatttaaaatacatttttaaaaaaaagcaagagcCAACTCATCTTTGTCATTcttctgtcatagaatcatagaattatacagcacagaaggaggccattcagcccatcgtgcctgtgccggctctctgaaagatatattcaattaatcccactcccctctttccccataaccctgcaaaatttgccatttcaagtatttatccaattctgcaAAGGCACTTCTTCACATTCATATTTTCAGATTTTAGAGACTGCTCAAAGGATCAAATCAAAAACTGAGATGCTGGGGTTCATCTGCTTGAATTGAGTTCCTATTTTTCATTACTTAGGAGCTGGATTTTTGTAAACTAGAACAGAGTTTGAGGCATTTACCACCAACCAGTGCTCCGTGGAATTTTGGGCAGTAGCGTAATTTAGGGTGGATTTCGTGCTGATTTATTTTTTATGGATCTTTGGTGGTAAAAGTCGCTGCAAAAGTAGATAAGAAGCAATTGAATCAATAATCAGGGAGTGCATCCAATTACTGTTACGTATTTCTGTTTACTTTGAGCCTTAATCACTCGGGTCCAAACTTCCTCATCGAACAAAATGCAGGCGGATGTTTGCTTTACCCTGTGATTAATgcccacataatctaggctgacactccagggcagtactgagggactgctgcatgcttgttttaacaaaaaaaggaaaatgtCACATGATTGGGCAGTCATGTGATTGGTCCTCCcaagaatatgtccaaccagagttgacaaccctagTCCTGTGTTATTTAAGAAATGTTTACGTATGGCATATCGCGTAAGTCATACATTAACTATCAATAAGAGCAAACTCTTACATTTACTGAAGCATCAGGTTTTGTAACATGATAAAAGTCTAAATGATATTTAGTAGATAGTGGTAAAGGCAACATACATAAAACATCAAGGAGCCTATGTATGAGGACAGACCAAGATTCTGAGCTACTGGGAGTCTTGAACACGGTCGTTTTATTTTGGTACTGATCCTCTGTGcatcaggataaacttctttacccagagagtggtaagaatgtggaacacgctaccacaaggaatagttgaggcaaatagcatagatgcatttaaagggaagctggataaacacatgagggagaaaggaatagaaggatatgctgaatgggtgagatgaagtagggtgggaggaggctcatgtggagcataaacaccggcatagataagttgggccgaatggcctgaagaTTCTATGCTGTAGacctgatgtaactcgatgtaaacatGACCCCTCTACAAAGGGGGAAAATAGTGTGAATGACAAgcatgcagcagtccctcagtactgccctggagtgtcagcctagattatgtgggcATTAATCACAGGGTAAAGCAAACATCCGCCTGCATTTTGTTCGATGAGGAAGTTTGGACCCGAGTGATTAAGGCTCAAAGTAAACAGAAATACATAACAGTAATTGGATGCACTCCCTGATTATTGATTCAATTGCTTCTTATCTACTTTTGCAGCGACTTTTACCACCAAAGATCCATAAAAAATAAATCAGCACGAAATCCACCCTAAATTACGCTACTGCCCAAAATTCCACGGAGCACTGGTTGGTGGTAAATGCCTCAAACTCTGTTCTAGTTTACAAAAATCCAGCTCCTAAGTAATGAAAAATAGGAACTCAATTCAAGCAGATGAACCCCAGCATCTCAGTTTTTGATTTGATCCTTTGAGCAGTCTCTAAAATTTGAAAATATGAATGTGAAGAAGTACCTTtgcagaattggataaatac encodes:
- the LOC137325490 gene encoding regulator of G-protein signaling 21-like, with amino-acid sequence MLLALGREGDWSIILEIEQQQLSVRKTMQSVLLLLVQQKHSSSKREYHSYKEQDEMPVNIKKHSFIKGLTSRCSYLLNHPKATTDSSQRLKVKSRVAKTTLNPSREEVMKWAESLDNLLAHKYGLIAFRAFLKSEYNDENIEFWLACEDYKKIKSPAKRASKAKKIFSDFVEPMSPKEINLDYTTKDTITKNLQHPTYSCFEAAQKKIYGLMENNCYTRFLQSDIYQNVLNNSHDNHQT